In one Polaribacter sp. ALD11 genomic region, the following are encoded:
- a CDS encoding adenosylcobalamin-dependent ribonucleoside-diphosphate reductase, with amino-acid sequence MKLQTGNIPRKTYSRDEALKAALNYFKGDELAASVWLNKYALKDSNDTIYESTPDEMHQRIASEIARVEQVYENPLTESEVFEAIKDFKYIVPQGSPMAGIGNPFQIASLSNCFVIGNDGESDSYGGIMKIDQEQVQLMKRRGGVGHDLSHIRPKGSPVKNSALTSTGIVPFMERYSNSTREVAQDGRRGALMLSVAINHPDAEDFIDAKLEQGKVTGANVSVRIDDDFMKAVKADGKYTQKYPINSENPVYTKEIAATKIWDKIVHNAWKSAEPGILFWDTIINESVPDCYADLGYKTVSTNPCGEIPLCPYDSCRLLAINLFSYVENPFTDKAIFNFDLFKKHIVIAQRMMDDIIDLELEKIDGILAKIEADPEGEDVKATEKNLWLNIKQKAFEGRRTGIGITAEGDMLAALGIRYGSEEGNTFSTEVHKVLGIETYRASVNLAKERGAFAIFDADREKDNPFILRIKEADSKLYAEMLKYGRRNIALLTIAPTGTTSLMTQTSSGIEPVFMPVYKRRKKVNPNDKNTRVDFVDEVGDSWEEYVVFHHRFKQWMDVNNIDSSKNFTQEEINELVKKSPYYKATSNDIDWDSKVRMQGAIQKWVDHSISVTVNLPNDATEELVGKLYLKAWEVGCKGVTVYRDGSRSGVLISAEDKKEEKTKENSFSQKRPQSIAADVVRFQNQKEKWIAFVGLVDDRPYEIFTGLLDDEDGILIPRWVEKGLIIKNRNEDGSSRYDFQYKNKRGYKTTIEGLSHKFNPEFWNYAKLISGTIRHGMPIDKIVELIQSLQFDSESISTWKNGVQRALKRYVEDGTEVKGHSCENCDSTNLIYQEGCLTCKDCGSSKCG; translated from the coding sequence ATGAAATTGCAAACAGGAAATATTCCCCGTAAAACATATTCTAGAGACGAGGCTTTAAAAGCTGCACTTAACTACTTTAAAGGTGATGAATTAGCCGCTAGTGTGTGGTTAAATAAATATGCTTTAAAAGATTCTAACGATACTATTTACGAAAGCACACCTGATGAAATGCATCAAAGAATTGCTTCCGAAATTGCAAGAGTAGAGCAGGTATATGAGAATCCTTTAACGGAGTCAGAAGTTTTTGAGGCTATTAAAGATTTCAAATATATTGTTCCCCAAGGAAGTCCGATGGCGGGAATTGGAAACCCTTTTCAAATTGCGTCTTTGTCTAATTGTTTTGTAATTGGTAATGATGGCGAATCGGATTCTTACGGAGGCATCATGAAAATTGACCAAGAACAAGTACAATTAATGAAACGTAGAGGAGGTGTTGGTCATGATTTATCCCACATTCGTCCAAAAGGTTCTCCTGTTAAAAATTCAGCATTAACATCTACAGGAATTGTTCCTTTTATGGAACGTTATTCAAATTCAACCAGAGAAGTTGCACAAGACGGAAGAAGAGGAGCGTTGATGTTGTCTGTTGCTATTAATCACCCAGATGCAGAAGATTTTATTGATGCAAAATTAGAACAAGGAAAAGTGACGGGAGCAAATGTTTCTGTGAGAATAGATGATGATTTTATGAAAGCTGTAAAAGCTGATGGAAAGTATACACAGAAATATCCTATTAATAGTGAAAACCCAGTATATACCAAAGAAATAGCAGCAACTAAAATTTGGGATAAAATTGTACACAACGCATGGAAATCTGCAGAACCAGGAATTTTATTCTGGGACACTATTATCAATGAATCAGTACCAGATTGTTACGCAGATTTAGGCTATAAAACAGTTTCTACAAATCCTTGTGGCGAGATTCCTTTATGTCCGTATGATTCTTGTCGCTTATTAGCCATAAACTTATTTTCTTATGTAGAAAATCCGTTTACAGACAAAGCAATATTCAATTTCGATTTGTTCAAAAAACACATTGTTATTGCACAAAGAATGATGGATGACATTATCGATTTAGAACTAGAAAAAATTGATGGAATTTTAGCAAAAATAGAAGCAGATCCAGAAGGAGAGGATGTAAAAGCTACAGAGAAAAATCTTTGGTTAAACATTAAACAAAAGGCTTTTGAAGGAAGAAGAACAGGAATAGGAATTACTGCGGAAGGAGATATGTTGGCTGCTTTAGGTATTCGTTACGGAAGCGAAGAAGGAAATACTTTTTCTACGGAAGTACATAAAGTTTTAGGAATAGAAACCTATAGAGCTTCGGTGAATTTGGCAAAAGAAAGAGGTGCATTTGCTATTTTTGATGCAGATAGAGAAAAAGACAATCCGTTTATTTTAAGAATTAAAGAAGCAGACAGCAAATTGTATGCTGAAATGTTAAAATATGGACGTAGAAATATAGCTTTGCTAACGATTGCGCCTACAGGAACAACTAGTTTAATGACACAAACGTCATCGGGAATTGAGCCCGTTTTTATGCCGGTGTACAAGCGTAGGAAAAAGGTGAACCCTAATGATAAAAATACCCGAGTAGATTTTGTAGATGAGGTAGGAGATTCTTGGGAGGAATATGTTGTTTTTCACCATCGTTTTAAACAATGGATGGATGTAAATAACATCGACTCTTCAAAGAATTTTACACAAGAAGAAATCAACGAATTAGTAAAAAAATCGCCATACTATAAAGCGACTTCTAATGATATTGATTGGGACAGTAAAGTAAGAATGCAGGGCGCAATTCAGAAATGGGTAGATCATTCTATTAGTGTTACCGTTAATTTACCGAATGATGCTACAGAAGAATTGGTAGGGAAATTGTATTTAAAAGCCTGGGAAGTTGGTTGTAAAGGCGTTACTGTTTATAGAGATGGTTCGCGTTCTGGCGTCTTAATTTCTGCGGAAGACAAGAAAGAAGAGAAAACAAAAGAGAATAGTTTTTCACAAAAACGTCCGCAATCGATAGCAGCAGATGTGGTTCGTTTTCAGAATCAGAAAGAAAAATGGATTGCTTTTGTAGGTTTGGTTGATGACAGGCCCTATGAAATTTTCACGGGATTGTTAGATGATGAAGATGGAATTTTAATTCCGCGTTGGGTAGAAAAAGGATTGATTATTAAAAATAGAAATGAAGACGGGTCTTCGCGTTACGATTTTCAATATAAAAATAAAAGAGGTTATAAAACAACGATAGAAGGATTGTCTCACAAGTTTAATCCTGAATTCTGGAATTATGCCAAACTAATTTCAGGAACCATACGTCATGGAATGCCAATTGATAAAATTGTAGAGTTGATACAAAGTTTACAATTTGATTCAGAATCTATAAGTACGTGGAAAAACGGAGTGCAACGTGCATTAAAACGTTATGTGGAAGATGGTACGGAAGTAAAAGGACATAGTTGTGAAAACTGCGATTCTACAAATTTAATTTATCAAGAAGGCTGTTTAACGTGTAAAGATTGTGGTTCTTCTAAATGTGGATAA
- a CDS encoding DUF6567 family protein — MKKIILVMLVATAFTSCKTSSLYSGGYQQQNQTQTVLSSSNFNVLGSFTGTATEKILTGNITNKEGIISQAKAKMLENAKSAGIELIGSRALVNVSVDLIETKKRISATMTAEIIEFK; from the coding sequence ATGAAGAAAATTATTTTAGTTATGTTAGTTGCTACGGCATTCACATCTTGTAAAACATCAAGCTTGTATAGCGGTGGTTATCAACAACAAAACCAAACTCAAACAGTTTTATCAAGTTCAAATTTTAACGTATTAGGTAGTTTTACTGGGACGGCTACTGAAAAAATATTGACTGGAAACATAACAAATAAAGAAGGTATCATCTCTCAAGCTAAAGCAAAAATGCTTGAAAATGCAAAATCGGCTGGGATAGAATTAATTGGAAGTAGAGCCCTTGTTAATGTATCTGTTGATTTGATAGAAACTAAAAAAAGAATTTCAGCAACTATGACAGCAGAAATAATTGAATTTAAGTAA
- a CDS encoding sulfite exporter TauE/SafE family protein — translation MSISILLVVGLGIFLGFFFQTLTGFAGALIALPILLLVLGLQDAIAYISIFYLFSSIYLISQEWRNIDRKIILKLSIATILGVGLGVWVLTQGKPFFLKKALGIFILLYVVYTIYAKDKVFKKPKLEFLLGLAGGFFSGLFSTGGPLYVIVVKNSSVTMKTFRATMFGVLGLITAIRIPTLYTTGILKMEQVHYSLYLMPFFILAIYLGKKAYAKINEVVLKNGVLGLLFLSGIMLLFNS, via the coding sequence ATGAGTATTTCAATTTTACTGGTTGTTGGTTTAGGTATTTTTCTTGGTTTCTTTTTTCAAACATTAACAGGTTTTGCAGGAGCTTTAATTGCATTGCCTATTTTATTGCTGGTTCTTGGTTTGCAGGATGCCATTGCTTACATTTCTATATTTTATCTTTTTTCGAGTATTTATTTAATTTCTCAAGAGTGGAGAAATATCGATAGAAAAATTATTCTAAAGCTTAGTATTGCCACTATTTTAGGAGTTGGTCTAGGTGTCTGGGTTTTAACACAAGGAAAACCTTTTTTTCTAAAAAAGGCTTTAGGTATTTTTATCTTACTGTATGTGGTGTATACCATTTACGCAAAAGATAAAGTCTTTAAAAAACCAAAACTAGAATTTTTATTGGGACTTGCAGGTGGTTTTTTTTCCGGATTATTTTCAACAGGCGGTCCTTTATATGTTATTGTTGTTAAGAATTCATCTGTAACAATGAAAACTTTTAGAGCTACCATGTTTGGTGTTTTAGGTTTAATTACAGCCATTAGAATACCTACACTTTACACAACAGGTATTTTAAAAATGGAACAAGTGCATTATTCATTGTATTTAATGCCTTTTTTTATACTAGCAATCTACCTAGGGAAAAAGGCGTACGCTAAAATAAACGAAGTAGTGTTAAAGAACGGAGTTTTAGGGTTGTTGTTTTTATCGGGTATTATGTTGTTATTTAATTCTTAG
- a CDS encoding Lrp/AsnC family transcriptional regulator: MIDSIDNKIINELKLNSRTSFADIGRKIHLSPSSVRERVQKLEDAQVIKAYSLHVDYSKLGFGLEVIIILKLFSGKIKLFIADVNQFSEIKEAYRITGSQNIHIRAVLKDQLHLQQFIDTLINYGDTMTHLILSEIKKDKSL, from the coding sequence ATGATAGATAGTATTGACAACAAAATAATCAATGAATTAAAACTAAATTCTAGAACTTCTTTTGCCGATATTGGTAGAAAAATACACCTTTCACCCTCTTCTGTAAGAGAGCGTGTTCAAAAATTAGAAGATGCCCAAGTTATTAAAGCATATTCATTACATGTAGATTACTCTAAACTAGGTTTCGGATTAGAGGTGATTATTATTCTCAAATTATTTAGCGGAAAAATAAAATTATTTATTGCAGATGTGAATCAGTTTTCAGAAATAAAAGAGGCTTACAGAATTACCGGTTCTCAAAATATACATATCCGTGCCGTTTTAAAAGATCAACTTCACTTGCAACAATTTATAGATACGTTGATTAATTACGGAGACACAATGACACATCTTATTTTATCAGAAATAAAAAAAGACAAAAGTCTTTGA
- a CDS encoding phosphoribosylpyrophosphate synthetase: protein MKTKSYDTVTEAMSDLKKLGYTIDFSILPDKECLVCSFTATELSPEDFEIDHFYRFEGDSDPGDEMIVYAISSIKNNLKGIVVNAYGIYEDSASSAIVKRLNMHPKQ from the coding sequence ATGAAAACAAAAAGCTACGATACCGTTACTGAAGCAATGTCTGATCTTAAAAAACTTGGTTATACTATTGATTTTTCTATTTTACCAGACAAGGAATGTCTTGTTTGTAGTTTCACAGCAACTGAATTGTCGCCAGAGGATTTTGAAATAGATCATTTTTACAGGTTTGAAGGAGACAGCGATCCTGGAGATGAAATGATTGTTTACGCAATTTCTTCCATTAAAAATAATTTGAAGGGAATTGTTGTAAACGCATACGGAATTTACGAAGACAGTGCATCTTCAGCAATCGTAAAAAGGTTAAATATGCATCCGAAACAATAA
- a CDS encoding AIR synthase related protein: MSQEVSKRYAQRGVSASKEDVHNAIKNIDKGLFPKAFCKIVPDYLTNDADYCLIMHADGAGTKSSLAYMYWKETGDISVWKGIAQDALIMNIDDLLCVGATDNIMLSSTIGRNKSKIPGEVLSAIINGTEELIEDLKGFGVTIHSTGGETADVGDLVRTIIVDSTVTARMKRTDVIDNANIKAGDVIVGLESFGQASYETEYNGGMGSNGLTSARHDVFHKYLAEKYPESFDAAVPEDLVYSGNIKLTDKVENSPIDAGKLVLSPTRTYAPIIKKIVSEFNSETVHGMIHCSGGAQTKILHFIDNLHIVKDNMFEVPPLFKLIQEQSNTDWKEMYQVFNCGHRMEIYVSPEIAEDIIAISKSFNVDAKIVGRVEASDTKKLTIKSGFGVFEY; encoded by the coding sequence ATGAGTCAAGAAGTTTCTAAAAGATACGCGCAAAGAGGCGTTTCAGCATCAAAAGAAGATGTACACAATGCAATTAAGAATATAGACAAAGGTTTATTTCCGAAGGCATTCTGTAAAATTGTACCAGATTATTTAACAAATGATGCAGATTATTGTTTAATAATGCATGCAGATGGTGCAGGAACAAAGTCTTCTTTAGCATACATGTATTGGAAAGAAACAGGCGACATTTCTGTTTGGAAAGGCATTGCACAAGATGCGTTAATCATGAATATTGATGATCTTTTGTGTGTTGGTGCAACCGATAATATTATGTTATCTTCTACTATTGGTAGAAACAAAAGCAAAATTCCTGGTGAAGTTTTATCAGCAATTATAAATGGTACAGAAGAATTAATTGAAGACTTAAAAGGTTTTGGTGTAACCATTCATTCCACGGGAGGAGAAACTGCCGATGTTGGCGATTTAGTTAGAACCATAATTGTAGATTCTACTGTTACTGCAAGAATGAAACGTACAGATGTTATAGACAATGCAAATATAAAAGCTGGTGATGTAATTGTTGGTTTAGAGTCTTTCGGACAAGCAAGTTATGAAACTGAATATAATGGAGGAATGGGGTCTAACGGATTAACTTCTGCAAGACACGATGTTTTTCATAAATATTTAGCAGAAAAATATCCAGAAAGTTTTGATGCTGCTGTACCTGAAGATTTAGTGTATTCTGGTAATATAAAACTGACGGACAAAGTAGAGAACTCTCCTATAGATGCTGGTAAATTAGTGCTGTCTCCAACTAGAACGTATGCACCAATAATTAAGAAAATAGTATCTGAATTTAATTCAGAAACTGTGCACGGAATGATTCATTGTTCTGGTGGCGCGCAAACAAAAATTTTACATTTTATAGATAATTTACATATTGTAAAAGACAATATGTTCGAAGTTCCACCATTGTTTAAATTGATACAAGAACAATCGAATACAGATTGGAAAGAAATGTATCAGGTATTTAACTGTGGGCATAGAATGGAAATTTATGTTTCTCCAGAAATTGCAGAGGATATCATTGCTATTTCTAAATCTTTTAACGTGGATGCGAAAATTGTAGGCCGCGTAGAAGCTTCAGATACGAAGAAACTTACTATTAAAAGTGGGTTTGGTGTTTTTGAGTATTAA
- a CDS encoding glutamine synthetase III, with amino-acid sequence MSIVRFNALQETLNRRTIKVEENEKRSVLFGKNVFNKHAMQQYLTRSAYESVMNAIEKGTKIDRKIADQVAVSMKDWAIAKGATHYTHWFQPLTGATAEKHDAFFESINGSLAMEKFDGEQLVQQEPDASSFPNGGIRNTFEARGFTAWDPTSPAFVYETTLCIPTIFVAYTGEALDNKTPLLRALQAIDTHATAVCKYFDKNASRVNATLGWEQEYFLIDDALALSRPDILLTGRTLLGHSSAKGQQLDDHYFGSIPARAMSFMQDLEQECMLLGIPLKTRHNEVAPNQFELAPIFEEANLAVDHNSLLMDVMEKISRRHHFKVLFHEKPFSGINGSGKHNNWSLSTFDGTNLLSPGKTPMKNLQFLTFFINTIKAVYENEELLRASIASASNDHRLGANEAPPAIISVFIGSQLSKVLDELENVTKGKLSPEEKTDLKLNIIGKIPAILLDNTDRNRTSPFAFTGNKFEFRAVGSSANCALPMTVLNTIVAKQLKEFKIEVDALIESKSLKKDEAVFNVLREYIKSCKDIRFEGDGYGEAWEKEAKKRGLSNNKTTPEALKIQISKQVIDLYEEMDVMNRVEVEARYEIALEEYTKHLQIESRVLGDIARNHVIPTTIIYQNTLLENTKNLKEIFGEEYQNIAKEQIELIMTISNHITEINALTIKMTEERKKANKFVGLKSAEAYCKKVKPFFEQIRYHCDKLETMVDDNLWPLTKYRELLFTR; translated from the coding sequence ATGTCAATAGTTAGATTTAATGCATTACAAGAAACACTAAATAGAAGAACAATAAAGGTAGAAGAGAATGAAAAGAGGTCTGTTCTGTTTGGTAAAAATGTTTTTAACAAACATGCAATGCAGCAATATTTAACAAGGTCTGCTTACGAAAGTGTCATGAATGCGATCGAAAAAGGAACCAAAATAGATCGAAAGATAGCAGATCAGGTTGCCGTAAGTATGAAAGATTGGGCAATTGCGAAAGGGGCAACACATTATACACATTGGTTTCAACCATTAACAGGTGCAACAGCAGAAAAGCACGATGCTTTTTTCGAATCTATTAATGGTAGTTTGGCTATGGAAAAATTTGATGGAGAGCAATTGGTTCAGCAAGAGCCAGATGCCTCTAGTTTTCCGAATGGCGGAATTAGAAACACGTTTGAAGCAAGAGGTTTCACCGCCTGGGATCCAACATCACCAGCATTTGTATATGAAACTACTTTGTGTATTCCAACAATCTTTGTTGCCTATACAGGTGAGGCTTTAGATAATAAAACGCCATTATTAAGAGCTTTACAAGCAATTGATACACATGCAACTGCAGTTTGTAAATATTTTGATAAGAACGCATCTAGAGTAAATGCAACTTTAGGTTGGGAACAAGAATATTTTCTAATTGATGACGCTTTGGCATTATCTAGACCAGATATTTTATTAACGGGTAGAACGTTATTAGGGCATTCTTCAGCAAAAGGACAACAATTAGACGATCATTATTTTGGAAGCATTCCTGCAAGAGCCATGAGTTTTATGCAAGACTTAGAGCAAGAATGCATGTTGTTAGGTATTCCATTAAAAACAAGACATAATGAAGTTGCTCCGAATCAGTTTGAATTAGCACCAATTTTTGAAGAAGCGAATTTAGCGGTAGATCATAATTCTTTATTGATGGATGTTATGGAGAAAATTTCTCGTCGCCATCACTTTAAAGTATTATTTCACGAAAAACCTTTTTCAGGAATAAATGGTTCCGGTAAACATAACAACTGGTCTTTATCAACGTTTGATGGAACCAATTTGTTAAGCCCTGGAAAAACACCTATGAAAAATTTACAATTCTTAACCTTTTTTATAAATACTATAAAAGCAGTTTACGAAAACGAAGAATTGTTAAGAGCATCTATTGCATCTGCAAGTAATGACCATCGTTTAGGTGCAAATGAAGCACCGCCTGCAATTATTTCTGTGTTTATTGGTAGTCAGTTATCTAAAGTTTTAGACGAATTAGAAAATGTAACCAAAGGAAAATTATCTCCAGAAGAAAAAACAGATTTAAAGCTGAACATTATTGGTAAAATTCCAGCCATTTTATTAGACAATACAGATAGAAATAGAACCTCTCCATTTGCATTTACAGGGAACAAATTTGAGTTTAGAGCGGTAGGTTCTTCTGCTAATTGTGCATTACCAATGACGGTTTTAAACACTATTGTTGCCAAACAATTAAAGGAATTTAAAATAGAAGTAGATGCTTTAATAGAAAGTAAAAGCTTAAAGAAAGACGAAGCTGTTTTTAATGTTTTAAGAGAGTACATTAAATCGTGTAAAGATATTCGTTTTGAAGGCGATGGTTATGGAGAAGCGTGGGAAAAAGAAGCTAAAAAACGCGGATTAAGTAATAATAAAACAACGCCAGAGGCATTAAAAATTCAGATTTCTAAACAAGTTATCGATTTGTATGAAGAAATGGACGTGATGAATAGAGTAGAAGTAGAAGCACGTTATGAAATAGCTTTAGAAGAATACACCAAACATTTGCAAATTGAAAGTAGAGTTTTAGGCGATATTGCTAGAAATCACGTAATTCCAACAACTATTATTTATCAAAATACATTGTTAGAAAACACGAAGAATTTAAAAGAAATTTTCGGAGAAGAATATCAAAACATTGCAAAAGAGCAGATAGAATTGATTATGACAATCTCTAATCATATTACAGAAATAAACGCACTAACCATTAAAATGACAGAAGAGCGTAAGAAAGCAAATAAGTTTGTAGGCTTAAAATCTGCTGAAGCCTATTGTAAAAAAGTAAAACCATTTTTCGAACAAATTAGATATCATTGCGACAAGTTAGAAACCATGGTAGATGACAATCTTTGGCCATTAACTAAATATAGAGAACTGTTGTTTACTCGATAA
- a CDS encoding YiiX/YebB-like N1pC/P60 family cysteine hydrolase yields MNKTLKKTCSLLILSFVLFSCDSNQKNTDFEIKQGDLLFQNTGTGEIDNAIKDVTATSFSKNYSHVGMAMQKDGKWFVVEAIPKKGICQTPLIEFLNRNKNKFNKSQTTVARLDSYYQPYISKAIAYGIERINTPYDDIFLWDDASYYCSELVYKMFSSQDLPTDSIPFLTHPMTFNDSTGNPMPSWVTYYETRNQPIPEGIEGTNPNLMASSPHIKFVHDYENE; encoded by the coding sequence ATGAATAAAACCCTAAAGAAAACTTGTAGCCTCCTTATACTCTCCTTTGTTCTATTCAGTTGTGATAGTAATCAAAAGAATACTGATTTTGAAATAAAACAAGGAGATTTACTGTTTCAAAATACTGGAACAGGCGAAATAGATAATGCGATTAAAGATGTAACCGCAACTTCATTTTCTAAAAACTATTCGCATGTTGGAATGGCAATGCAAAAAGATGGAAAATGGTTTGTAGTAGAGGCGATTCCGAAAAAAGGAATTTGCCAAACACCTTTAATAGAGTTTCTGAACAGAAATAAGAATAAATTCAACAAATCTCAAACCACGGTTGCAAGATTAGATAGCTATTACCAACCTTATATTTCTAAAGCAATAGCGTATGGAATCGAAAGAATAAATACGCCTTATGATGATATTTTTTTATGGGATGACGCTTCTTATTATTGCTCCGAATTAGTTTATAAAATGTTTTCTTCTCAAGATTTACCTACAGATTCTATTCCTTTTCTTACGCACCCAATGACATTTAACGACAGCACAGGAAACCCAATGCCTAGTTGGGTAACTTATTACGAAACACGCAACCAGCCAATTCCTGAGGGAATTGAAGGAACAAATCCTAACTTAATGGCCAGCAGTCCTCATATTAAATTTGTGCATGATTATGAAAATGAATAA
- a CDS encoding carboxypeptidase-like regulatory domain-containing protein: protein MILSSLFLFYTLNNKIKSEPNFVDLKQKKDSLIIYGKIKDNVSDSFKYAKVEIQSSKQKIKVSKKGSYEINVTELFNKKNELILKFSFLGYKTEKRKVNKELFKMNNMLEINIRLKENNIVIECPTGK, encoded by the coding sequence TTGATTTTATCTTCTTTATTTCTATTTTATACTTTAAATAATAAAATTAAGTCTGAACCAAATTTTGTTGATTTAAAACAAAAAAAAGATTCTTTAATAATTTACGGAAAAATTAAAGATAATGTTAGTGATTCATTTAAATATGCAAAGGTTGAAATTCAGAGTTCAAAGCAGAAAATAAAAGTAAGTAAAAAAGGAAGCTATGAAATAAATGTAACTGAACTTTTCAATAAAAAAAATGAATTAATCCTTAAGTTTTCTTTTTTAGGATACAAGACTGAAAAAAGAAAGGTTAACAAAGAATTATTCAAGATGAATAATATGCTTGAAATAAACATTCGACTTAAAGAAAATAACATAGTGATTGAGTGTCCTACGGGAAAATAA
- a CDS encoding glutamine synthetase beta-grasp domain-containing protein, producing the protein MAKIKLEYIWLDGYFPTQNMRSKTKVEEHENFKGTVEELDMWSFDGSSTKQASGGSSDCLLKPVAIYKDPTRINGYLVMTEVLNADGTPHISNGRATIDDDDNDFWFGFEQEYFIMDNKTQLPLGFPIGGYPAPQGMYYCSVGGKNTHGRLIVEKHADLCIDAGLNFEGINQEVASGQWEYQLFAKGAKKAGDEIWISRYLLDRLTEQHGYYIEYHPKPLGKDMDWNGSGMHANFSNTVLRTCGSKETYEKICEAFRPVVKEHMAVYGEFNDQRLTGDHETAAMHDFSYGVSDRGASIRIPIIVVEKGWKGWLEDRRPASNGDPYKIAGRIIKTVKSANIS; encoded by the coding sequence ATGGCAAAAATTAAGTTAGAATACATTTGGTTAGATGGTTATTTTCCAACTCAGAACATGAGAAGTAAAACCAAAGTAGAAGAACACGAGAACTTTAAAGGTACTGTTGAAGAACTAGATATGTGGTCTTTTGATGGCTCATCTACTAAACAAGCCTCTGGTGGCTCATCTGACTGCTTATTGAAACCTGTTGCAATTTATAAAGATCCTACAAGGATTAATGGTTATTTAGTAATGACTGAAGTTTTAAATGCAGATGGAACGCCACATATTTCTAATGGAAGAGCAACAATAGATGATGATGATAATGATTTCTGGTTTGGTTTTGAGCAAGAATACTTTATTATGGACAATAAAACACAATTGCCTTTAGGATTCCCTATTGGTGGTTACCCTGCTCCGCAAGGAATGTATTACTGTTCTGTTGGTGGTAAAAACACACACGGTAGACTTATTGTTGAAAAGCATGCTGATTTATGTATTGATGCTGGCTTAAATTTTGAAGGAATAAATCAAGAAGTTGCCTCTGGCCAATGGGAATATCAATTATTCGCAAAAGGAGCTAAGAAAGCTGGTGATGAAATTTGGATTTCTCGTTATTTATTAGATAGATTAACAGAACAACATGGTTACTATATAGAGTACCATCCAAAACCATTAGGAAAAGATATGGACTGGAATGGTTCTGGTATGCATGCAAACTTCTCTAACACTGTTTTAAGAACCTGTGGTTCTAAAGAAACGTATGAGAAAATTTGTGAAGCGTTTAGACCTGTAGTAAAAGAGCACATGGCAGTTTACGGTGAGTTTAACGACCAACGTTTAACTGGCGATCATGAAACAGCAGCTATGCATGACTTTAGCTATGGTGTTTCAGATAGAGGCGCTTCTATTAGAATTCCGATTATCGTTGTAGAGAAAGGCTGGAAAGGTTGGCTAGAAGACAGAAGACCTGCTTCAAACGGAGATCCTTACAAAATTGCTGGTAGAATTATTAAGACTGTAAAGTCTGCAAATATTAGCTAG